One window of Biomphalaria glabrata chromosome 6, xgBioGlab47.1, whole genome shotgun sequence genomic DNA carries:
- the LOC129926809 gene encoding basic salivary proline-rich protein 2-like, whose product MKLTFVFVLVFVALASGIPRPPPPPRDGQSPPPLRDGQSPPPRDGQSRAPLNDGQSLPPLIDGQSLPPLRDGQSPPPPSDGRSPPPLREGQSPPPFPPPRRPRQLPTGQSPPPRNGQSLPPLRDGRSPTPPRDGQSPPPPRDGQSLPPLRDGQSPPPRDGQSLPPLRDGQSPPPPRDGQSLPPLSDGRSPPPLRIGQSPPSFPPPRIPRQVPSRQSPPPPRNGQSLPPLRDGRSPPPPRDGQSPPPPRDGQSLPPFRDGQSSPPPRDGQSRPPPRDGQSPPPPRDGQSLPPPRDGLSPPPQRW is encoded by the exons ATGAAGCTCACCTTTGTCTTCGTTTTGGTCTTTGTGGCGCTTGCCAGTG GGATACCCAGGCCTCCACCTCCTCCGAGAGATGGTCAGTCGCCTCCACCTCTGAGGGATGGACAATCGCCACCACCGAGAGACGGTCAATCTAGAGCTCCATTGAATGATGGACAATCACTCCCACCTTTAATTGATGGTCAGTCATTACCACCCTTAAGAGATGGACAATCGCCCCCACCACCAAGTGATGGACGATCGCCACCACCTCTAAGAGAAGGTCAGTCACCACCACCATTTCCACCTCCAAGGAGACCTCGCCAATTACCAACAGGACAGTCGCCACCACCAAGAAATGGACAGTCTCTACCACCACTGAGAGATGGACGATCCCCAACTCCTCCAAGAGATGGACAATCGCCACCACCACCAAGAGATGGTCAGTCACTACCACCCTTAAGAGATGGACAATCGCCACCACCAAGAGATGGTCAGTCATTACCACCCTTAAGAGATGGACAATCGCCACCACCACCAAGAGATGGTCAGTCATTACCACCCTTAAGTGATGGACGATCACCACCACCCCTAAGAATtggtcagtcaccaccatcatTTCCACCCCCAAGAATACCTCGCCAAGTACCATCACGACAGTCGCCACCACCACCAAGAAATGGACAGTCTCTACCACCACTGAGAGATGGACGATCCCCACCTCCTCCAAGAGATGGACAATCGCCACCACCACCAAGAGATGGTCAGTCATTACCACCCTTTAGAGATGGACAATCCTCACCTCCTCCAAGAGATGGACAATCACGACCACCACCAAGAGATGGTCAGTCCCCACCCCCACCAAGAGATGGTCAGTCCCTACCCCCTCCTAGAGACGGTCTGTCACCACCACCCCAGAGATGGTAG